The window atgggTGGGGCTAAAAATCCAGATTTTGTTCTGCCTTCCAAATGCATGGATTCTGCTAAATCCAAGAAAAGGCTTTATCAAGTTTGGAAGGGTCGAAATGTATATGTGTTTCTTGGACCATTTTTCATGTTTTCTTTGTTTTGATTATCGTGTGATTATGGATGTGAGCATTGTCATTCTTCATTATCAGATGTGGGCTTTTCTCCATTTATGTtcttttatgaatttttggCGCAAGAAAATGTTGGATTTCAAATGGGTTTCTTGAAAAATGGAACCCTTTTTGGACTTCTGTTATTACAATGAATTTCTTTTCAAGTTTTTGTTTGCAATGTCAAATTTTATTGTTTGATATGTTTGCTATGTGGAAAAGGTTGAGAACTTATCCTATGTTTTTTTcagtcatgaaaaatattatttgtatTCCTGATTCTTGTTTGGATTGAATTATGTACATCGGAGAAAATatgatgtgtatatatattatatatgtatgtgttgaAACCTTTTTATTGAATACATGTACAATTTCCGATTATTTAACTATATTTTTGTCCTGAACTCCaagaaatttgataaattttacGTCTGTTGATCTTTAAAGGTTCTTGATTTAACACGGGGGCAAACCTGTGGTTGTTTGATTTTCTCAAACAATATTTGACAACTTTGTTGAATTTGGTgttttgaagaagaaaatcttGAGAGAGACATAAATAGAAGAAAACGCATAACTATTTTTTCGTATATTTTCTCTTCTCTTCTGATCTTTATGACATACACAATTGTATTTTGCCCATTATGTTCTGTCATCTTACTTGAAGTGCTGATttcatttgaattttttttaatcccTTCTGAAAAATAGCTCAATCAGTAGTGAACTGATTCGTTCGACTTTCAGAAATTTTTGTGTGGAGGGAGATTGATCTTTGGTCCTGATGCGGCATCACTTCTTCTGTCTAGCTTCCTAATAGGAGCCCCTGCATTAACATTCTGTACTAAGATGCTTGTAAGGATCTCAGAAGTTGATTCCTTGTACGGACACATTGTATTTATAGTTGGACTTGTCCTCACGTTTCTGGTGCGTAAACTTAAGCATTCTATATAGAATTTATGGTGTAATGGTTTTATAAAGTACCATGCTTTATTAACATAGGATTGAATTTACAGGTTTTGACTTTTCTCATCATGACATCTTCGAGAAATCCTGGAATAGTCCCGAGGAACGCGAGGCCACCTGAGCCAGACAGCTTGTCGAATTCCAATTCATCTATAGAGTGGATTAACAATGCTACACCTGACTTAAAATTGCCAAGAACAAAAGATATCTTTATCAATGGCCATACAGTTAAAGTGAAGTATTGTGATACATGTTTGCTGTATCGTCCCCCACGTTCATCTCATTGCTCAATCTGCAACAACTGTGTCCAGAGGTTCGATCACCATTGTCCATGGGTGGGCCAATGTATTGGTGTTGTAAGTTACTTTTATGTTTTAAACCTCTTGGTTTctttatataatatttcatcTAGTGGTGGACTGCTGATGGACTTTTTGTTTTCGGCCATGAATAGCCCACAACCTCATAGTATCCCACATGCAGAGGTGCAAATGAACCAAATCTAGCCTGATAGTAATTTAATCTTTTATATTTGAACTCCACCTCCTACAATTTAATCTAACTAGATGTTCTACTAGAagcttgaaaatgatattttatttgagttcgACTCAATGCAGAGCTCAAATCTGAGCTTGATTTGTTTGGCTTGATACTAATAATCGAGCTCTATCAACTAAGAAGCTCAAACAATGGGTCGAGCACTGTTAATTTTAAGTACATTTATAATATaccaaataaaacatcaaagcTCACAAGCAATTGaataaaatagttcaaactcatatttatcctgaaaatattttctttaatgtTGCAAAGTAAACGTAGACATGCAATAATTGATGGTGAAGCCCATTGTATTGGTTTCGCTTATGAACTTTGTGCTAGGTCGTCTCCATTTTATCGTAGAACTGTCTCACGCTTCCCTCTTTATGCTGATTTGATGCAGCGCAACTACCGGATTTTTATCATGTTCGTGTCATCTTCAACAATCTTGTGCATATACGTTTTCACATTTTCTTTGTTACATCTCCTTGAACAACCGGGTCGCATTTGGACTAGCATGTCGAGGGATATCGTGTCAGTTGCTCTTATAATCTACTGCTTCATTGCGGTGTGGTTTGTTGGTGGCCTAAGCGTATTCCATTTTTATCTCATCTGCACCAACCAGGTTTGCCTCTTTTCATTTTAACCGAGGGCTAAATCATATTCTGGAAGTTACTTGATATTAAATTACTAAAGATTTTTGCCTGCCTAATAATGCCCTTGTGATTTATTGTGAAACTACAATAGTCCATTTACACGTTCCATTTTCGATAAATAAGTTCTAAAATGCCGTTTCAAGATTTAACAGATGAAACATCCATGCATATTGTTATTTCCATGGTTTGTACACATTCTAAAGCATCGTCTCAACAACTCACAGACAACGTATGAAAACTTTCGTTACCGCTATGATAAGAAGGAAAATCCATATAATCGAGGAATGATCAAGAACCTCAAGGAAATATTTTTCTCCAAGACGGTACCTTCTCTGGTAAACTTCCGGGAATGGGTGACCGAAGAAGACGACTCTATTTTAGAGTCCATAACAAAGAAATTCTGTGGCGACATCATGAAATCAAATGGGAAGATGGATATAGAAGCCGGCATTCTTGGAAAAGATGGTAAACCATATCCGGATCTTTTGCAGAATCTTGATTATAAAGGAATCGAAGACAGCTTAAAGAAGGACCGAGGAGGGAAAATCGTTACCGATCCCTTTTTCTTTCCCACGGCTCAAGAAGGAGACTGTGGCAGAGACAGTAATGCCGATGAGGATGATGGGACAGAAAATAGCTCACAAAGAACTTCATCAGCTGTGCTTCGGGTATAACGTGAGTTCATTCCCGGTTTATCGTTATCATCATAGTTAGAACTTTATTTGCGAAGCCAGTAATTTTATTCGGAGAGTAAAGTTTATATTTCTTTATAATCAATTTGTGAATTTGTGATCCTTTTTGCAGGACCATATTGTGGAAGTTTGAAGGATTTATGTAGCGAAAGGCTGAGTATCGTATGCAATCCTCTTCTCTTCACGAATGGAATCCAAGAGGAAGTGACCAAGATTTTGGGACGaatataaatgtatgttgtgAATATTAGAAAGATGTATGTAATTTCTTCTCAAACTGTTGCGCCAAATTAGATGTGTCCTTGTTTTCTTCCTTTGTTCTTTccttttgattttatttattattttgtgGTGTCGTCGAGTAGGACTTGTTCTTTGTGTCCAACCATGAAAATAGGGGGAAAAGTCTGGTTTTATTTTGCCACATAATTATGTGTATATATTTACATATTGAAGATTGTATTATCACAACTTTACTGAATACTACTACTCTCTTGAatcaaatacaattttttaaagaaaaagggagAGATCAAAGTTGGATGCTCCCACTGATAGATATTGCATCCTTAATACAAATCATATGCAACTTTCTTGATTTGCATATTCGGCTAGGAACTGTGTTCTATCCTTCAAATCAACTCGCTTAGGCCGCCCGGCGTAAAGCTTCGCTTGACGCCCGAGCAAAGCGAGCAAAGATTCTATAATGATCTTCTGACCTCTTTGGGATTTTGTCTTACTTTTGTGATTCATGTCACATTGAAGAGCCGAACAACCATGCATATTTTGGGGGTTCGCCTGGCTTGAAATAAATTGCAAGAAAAATGACCTATATCAATCAAAAGAAGGAAAGACGTGTAGGAAATGACGATGACCATTGCTTACAATTTTTGACAAAATATGTGTCCGTCGCCTCAACTTTAGAAAATTGAGATGCGCATGCACCTATTCTTTTGACTCTCGGGCTCCCGATAAACTTATCGATAAATGAGAAACACCTATAAATAACGGTGATTGAACACATCTCATAAGAACAAAATACATCATCTATAGAGAGTGTGAAGTGCTTAGAAGACTTCAATATGAAAGAAATCAGAAAACTTACAAATTTCTCGATGGCCGGAAGTAACGCTCGATCTGCTTTCAcatattatttatcatatttataaatGTGTTGAAACAtgattttttagaaaaattccgACATAAATATCATGACCTGCATGCTTAGCTATCGGAATCCAAAAGTTGGGGGCTCGCCAAGCCGAACTACCCTGCATGTCTAACTCGACTACTCTGAGGTTGTCCAAGAATGGATAGCACAGCCTGCTAGCTTAATTACTGGGGAATGGCTATTTCAGGATCAGGACAATTGGGCCAGCTTTTACCCActgttaatttattattttgattttagatCGAGATGACACGATATTAATTtcattaaatagaaaatgggAATAATAAtagattattaaataattttgataAAAGATTGTGAACTTCAAAATATTGAACAATGACTGGTTGAGCACCCAAGTAATATAATTTTTGCATAATAAAATTACAAAACATTGATAGGATAAAAAGTTATATACAGTCATGTTTCTATATCTATTTTAACTAAGTATTGGAAAACGTGCAACTATTTATAACGAATTAAGTATCGATAAAATTTGTCTATTTGTAATATAAGAATTCAAAATAGAATATAGTCACAAGGCAAATAACATTAATCTTTTTAAAATTGataggaaaattatttttaattttcacgCAATAACTCACTATGTTGTCTATCTAAGACTGAAATGAAATTGATGATTTAgaataatttataacattaaATGATTAGTTAATATATATTATGATGTATAGTATAATAATAACGTAGTAAGCAGtgagttattttttttttattccaaaTCCAAATAAAAAAAGATCTATATCGTAGAGAAATGATCGAATGCCCGAAAATAATAGGAGGTGTTTTTGCTAATTCGAATTGAAGGGTGCTATAAGATCGGTCTCGTAAAAACATCCTACGAATTTGATCAATTACTATTAACTCTTCTTGGAAGATTCAATCCCCTTGCCCATCATTTTTCGTGAATCAGAAAGATACTTTTCCAATCATCCATTTAaaatagagtgagtctcatgtgatagtgtctcacggattttaatctgttagacgggtcaatcctaccaatattcacaataaaaagtaatactcttagcataaaaaataatattttttcatggatgaaccaaataagagacatgtctcacaaatacgacccgtgagaccgtctcacaaaagttttttGTCTTTAAAATAATAGAATTTTTTGTTGCTATGTAccgaataataaaataatttgtaattaatataaaattttaccaGAAGTAAAATAAATAGCGGTATAAAATTTAtgttataaaagtgtttatttttacataaaaaatttATGAGAAAATCTCACATATCAATTGTGTGAGATTGATCTTCGATTTGACCtcactcataaaaaaatattattttttattgaaaatatagaTCGATTCAAATCGTTTAATT is drawn from Primulina eburnea isolate SZY01 chromosome 10, ASM2296580v1, whole genome shotgun sequence and contains these coding sequences:
- the LOC140802970 gene encoding probable protein S-acyltransferase 1 isoform X2, translated to MGGAKNPDFVLPSKCMDSAKSKKRLYQVWKGRNKFLCGGRLIFGPDAASLLLSSFLIGAPALTFCTKMLVRISEVDSLYGHIVFIVGLVLTFLVLTFLIMTSSRNPGIVPRNARPPEPDSLSNSNSSIEWINNATPDLKLPRTKDIFINGHTVKVKYCDTCLLYRPPRSSHCSICNNCVQRFDHHCPWVGQCIGVRNYRIFIMFVSSSTILCIYVFTFSLLHLLEQPGRIWTSMSRDIVSVALIIYCFIAVWFVGGLSVFHFYLICTNQTTYENFRYRYDKKENPYNRGMIKNLKEIFFSKTVPSLVNFREWVTEEDDSILESITKKFCGDIMKSNGKMDIEAGILGKDGKPYPDLLQNLDYKGIEDSLKKDRGGKIVTDPFFFPTAQEGDCGRDSNADEDDGTENSSQRTSSAVLRV
- the LOC140802970 gene encoding probable protein S-acyltransferase 1 isoform X1 gives rise to the protein MGGAKNPDFVLPSKCMDSAKSKKRLYQVWKGRNKFLCGGRLIFGPDAASLLLSSFLIGAPALTFCTKMLVRISEVDSLYGHIVFIVGLVLTFLVLTFLIMTSSRNPGIVPRNARPPEPDSLSNSNSSIEWINNATPDLKLPRTKDIFINGHTVKVKYCDTCLLYRPPRSSHCSICNNCVQRFDHHCPWVGQCIGVRNYRIFIMFVSSSTILCIYVFTFSLLHLLEQPGRIWTSMSRDIVSVALIIYCFIAVWFVGGLSVFHFYLICTNQTTYENFRYRYDKKENPYNRGMIKNLKEIFFSKTVPSLVNFREWVTEEDDSILESITKKFCGDIMKSNGKMDIEAGILGKDGKPYPDLLQNLDYKGIEDSLKKDRGGKIVTDPFFFPTAQEGDCGRDSNADEDDGTENSSQRTSSAVLRDHIVEV